From a single Anaeromicrobium sediminis genomic region:
- a CDS encoding YebC/PmpR family DNA-binding transcriptional regulator: MGRHGTIENRKNKQDAKRAKIFTKYARFITVAAREGGGDPEYNASLKNAIDKARAINMPNDNIKRAVKKGVGGNDGDNFERISYEGYGINGIAVIVETLTDNRNRTGSNMKYYFDKNGGNLGTPGCVSFMFDRKGQILIEKEGVDEDALMEAALEAGAEDFLVDDESIYEVLTAAEDFYEVKDALEAAGYNFLEADVSMIPQTMTKLDSEEQTKAMNKLIDMLEDDDDVQQIYHNWDMPEE, from the coding sequence GTGGGTAGACACGGTACTATTGAAAATAGAAAAAATAAGCAGGATGCTAAAAGAGCAAAAATATTTACAAAGTATGCAAGATTTATAACAGTTGCAGCAAGAGAAGGTGGGGGAGACCCAGAATATAATGCTTCTTTAAAAAATGCCATAGATAAGGCTAGAGCCATCAATATGCCAAATGATAATATAAAAAGAGCTGTAAAAAAGGGTGTAGGTGGAAATGACGGAGATAACTTTGAAAGAATTTCCTATGAAGGTTATGGTATAAACGGTATAGCCGTAATAGTGGAGACTTTAACTGATAATAGAAATAGAACAGGAAGTAACATGAAGTATTACTTCGATAAAAATGGAGGAAATCTAGGAACTCCAGGTTGTGTATCATTCATGTTTGACAGAAAGGGTCAAATCCTAATTGAAAAAGAGGGAGTAGACGAGGATGCACTAATGGAAGCTGCATTAGAAGCTGGAGCTGAAGATTTCCTAGTAGACGATGAAAGTATTTATGAAGTACTAACAGCGGCGGAAGATTTTTACGAAGTAAAGGATGCATTAGAAGCTGCTGGATATAACTTTTTAGAAGCAGATGTAAGTATGATTCCTCAGACTATGACTAAACTAGATAGTGAAGAGCAAACAAAAGCTATGAATAAGCTTATAGATATGCTTGAGGATGATGATGACGTTCAACAAATTTACCACAACTGGGATATGCCTGAAGAGTAG
- a CDS encoding stalk domain-containing protein produces MNIFTGHKLELTENGYNIILELNPSTTLAEFASEFHHDNNENNESLYETVHRYIKRNFSNLKIAKVKLVVGSLLLVSIPFTSVTALASNTIVKENINNLKRVNITLDNKIQNYHQSPVIINNRAYVPLSEFIESAGGSVWWDGKSKTVGVNKDNLKFSFVVGASKATLNGKSIDMAPHYIIDGRVVVPARFISEILGFNVGWDNTTRSVVLTRGTPGEAAKTYTVQAGDSLWKIGNKFSVPIDEIKNRNNLTTDMIETGQKLLIPTDATTEPNTTIYYEETKPKVDTYRVLAGDTVNGIAKKLGTSPDKILKYNYMDPNQFLNAGQTISISTYAPRNYTITPGESAVPERRGKVVDWFREGQYLLKRGDVFTITDVDTGLQFRVKMMGGYNHSDIEPLTPHDTTIMRRLFNTWTWRPRAVVIFKDGMNIAGSLAGMPHAHDTIPNNNVTGHFDLYLSNSISHNTGMPSQNHQRMVYKAAK; encoded by the coding sequence ATGAATATATTCACAGGCCATAAACTAGAATTAACTGAAAATGGATATAACATTATTTTAGAATTAAACCCTAGTACAACCCTAGCTGAGTTTGCTAGTGAGTTTCACCATGACAACAATGAAAATAATGAATCCCTATATGAAACTGTACATAGATATATAAAAAGAAATTTTTCAAATCTTAAAATAGCAAAAGTTAAATTAGTTGTTGGTTCCCTATTACTTGTTTCAATTCCCTTCACATCAGTGACAGCTCTTGCAAGTAATACCATTGTTAAAGAAAATATAAATAATCTAAAAAGAGTTAATATCACATTGGATAATAAAATTCAAAATTATCATCAAAGTCCTGTCATAATTAATAACAGAGCATATGTTCCTTTAAGCGAATTTATTGAATCAGCAGGTGGAAGTGTTTGGTGGGATGGAAAAAGCAAAACTGTTGGCGTTAATAAGGATAATTTGAAATTTTCATTTGTTGTTGGGGCCAGTAAAGCTACACTTAATGGAAAATCCATTGACATGGCACCCCATTATATTATAGATGGTAGAGTAGTGGTTCCTGCTCGTTTCATAAGTGAAATATTAGGATTTAATGTGGGATGGGATAATACGACTAGGTCAGTTGTTTTAACAAGAGGAACACCAGGAGAAGCTGCCAAAACCTATACGGTACAAGCAGGTGATAGTCTTTGGAAAATTGGAAACAAATTTAGTGTACCAATAGATGAAATTAAGAATAGAAATAATTTAACAACTGATATGATTGAAACTGGTCAAAAACTATTAATTCCTACTGATGCTACTACAGAACCAAACACAACCATATATTATGAAGAAACTAAGCCTAAGGTGGATACATATAGGGTACTTGCTGGTGATACTGTAAATGGCATTGCAAAAAAATTAGGAACATCTCCTGATAAGATTTTAAAATATAATTATATGGATCCAAATCAATTCCTTAATGCGGGACAAACTATTTCCATTTCAACATATGCACCAAGGAATTATACAATTACTCCAGGAGAGTCTGCTGTTCCTGAAAGAAGGGGGAAAGTTGTGGATTGGTTTAGAGAAGGACAATATTTACTGAAAAGGGGAGATGTATTTACCATTACGGATGTGGATACGGGCTTGCAATTTCGAGTTAAAATGATGGGAGGATATAATCATTCTGACATTGAACCATTAACTCCCCATGATACAACAATTATGAGGCGTTTATTTAACACCTGGACATGGAGACCTAGGGCTGTTGTAATATTTAAAGATGGTATGAATATAGCAGGATCCTTAGCTGGTATGCCTCATGCTCACGATACAATCCCAAATAATAATGTTACAGGCCATTTTGACTTATATTTGTCAAATAGTATCTCTCATAACACTGGAATGCCTAGTCAAAATCATCAAAGGATGGTATATAAGGCAGCAAAATAA
- a CDS encoding mandelate racemase/muconate lactonizing enzyme family protein produces the protein MKILKVSVKHIKVPLKKPYSLSKVVGTIKNTEPIIVRIVTDKGIWGIGETDPLQLFTEETPETIKMILEKYICPAILGLNPLNIANIHKRMDQVVKGNYLAKAAIDIACYDIIGKYANLPIHSLLGGRLREEIPIMWSLGSDLPEKNAEEAIKVKEQGYRSIMIKVGALSISDDIERVKAIRNAVGRECSLIVDANQGWDTHSAIRFAKLVEEYSISLFEQPVPYWDIAGMVKIRQNISIPLSADESLFTINDAKALIEKKAVDVFSIKVCKHGGIYKAKEIMDLAKTFGISCMMNSMIEEGITQAASLHLGASSNNLWKFGHAYFSPLRLKEDITDYSMSIGKGSIKINDQSGLGIHIFDEKIEKYKVDEVTIS, from the coding sequence ATGAAAATATTAAAAGTTAGTGTTAAGCATATTAAAGTACCATTAAAGAAACCATATAGTCTCTCAAAAGTAGTGGGAACAATTAAAAATACAGAACCCATAATAGTTAGAATCGTCACTGACAAAGGTATATGGGGGATAGGAGAAACAGATCCCCTTCAACTCTTTACAGAGGAAACTCCAGAAACGATTAAAATGATACTTGAAAAATATATATGTCCTGCTATTTTAGGACTAAATCCTTTAAATATTGCCAATATCCATAAAAGAATGGATCAAGTTGTAAAAGGAAATTATTTGGCCAAAGCTGCAATAGATATTGCATGCTATGACATAATAGGAAAATATGCAAATTTACCTATTCATAGTTTATTAGGTGGAAGGCTGCGAGAAGAAATACCAATTATGTGGTCTTTGGGCAGTGATTTACCTGAAAAAAATGCTGAAGAAGCAATAAAAGTGAAAGAACAAGGCTATAGATCAATTATGATAAAAGTTGGAGCATTAAGCATTTCTGATGATATAGAAAGAGTTAAAGCCATAAGAAATGCAGTAGGAAGAGAATGTTCATTAATTGTTGATGCCAATCAAGGTTGGGATACCCATTCAGCCATAAGATTTGCCAAACTTGTAGAAGAATACAGTATTTCATTATTTGAACAACCAGTACCTTATTGGGATATTGCTGGTATGGTAAAAATAAGACAAAATATTTCTATTCCTTTATCTGCAGACGAGAGTTTATTTACAATAAATGATGCAAAAGCACTTATTGAAAAGAAAGCTGTAGATGTATTTAGCATAAAAGTTTGTAAACATGGTGGGATCTATAAAGCGAAAGAAATAATGGATTTGGCAAAAACATTCGGTATTTCTTGTATGATGAATTCAATGATAGAAGAAGGTATAACTCAAGCTGCAAGCTTGCATTTGGGTGCCTCATCAAATAACCTTTGGAAATTTGGCCATGCCTATTTTTCGCCCCTGCGTTTAAAAGAAGACATAACAGATTATTCAATGAGTATAGGAAAAGGCTCAATTAAAATTAATGATCAATCGGGTTTAGGAATCCATATCTTTGATGAAAAAATAGAAAAATATAAAGTGGATGAAGTTACTATAAGTTAG
- a CDS encoding lactate/malate family dehydrogenase, whose protein sequence is MYYYKLNDKLLFSQSMYENLENCTLEEIINCNEVIYYLIDRDPKSFRDSYCVSHIDLLFFKREGINLIDNCRIPMVTHKWIEDKINNNKICAINTAYPNWKELLASKPNKKFRINIVGLGDVGGTLGIGLRLLGGDIIDKIGLYNIDSNALNRWNYELNQIYSIDKNQFPPVEMINEDNLFDCDLFAFCASAFVPKVGSNVGDVRMVQFEKNAKILSHYAKLARKRNYKGIFAVVSDPVDLLCKVAFLESNKDSNNILDYKGLFPSQIRGYGLGVMHARALYYSKENPKTLNYVDEGRAYGPHGNGLIIANSICNYDEDLSLELTKKAKEANLDVRGTGFKPFIAPALSSGALSLLATLRGDWNHSATFMGGVFMGAKNRLTSSGVEIERVKLPGKLYTRLVNTYEELVNII, encoded by the coding sequence ATGTATTATTACAAACTTAATGACAAATTATTATTTTCTCAAAGCATGTATGAAAACTTAGAAAATTGTACTTTAGAAGAAATAATTAATTGTAATGAGGTTATATATTATTTAATAGATAGAGATCCTAAGTCCTTTAGGGATTCCTATTGTGTATCCCATATTGATTTGCTCTTTTTTAAAAGGGAAGGTATAAATTTAATAGATAATTGCCGAATTCCTATGGTTACCCACAAATGGATAGAAGATAAAATAAATAATAATAAAATTTGTGCTATAAACACAGCATACCCAAATTGGAAAGAATTACTTGCATCTAAACCTAACAAGAAATTTAGAATAAACATAGTTGGATTAGGAGATGTAGGTGGAACTCTAGGTATAGGTCTTCGTCTCCTTGGTGGAGATATAATAGATAAAATAGGTCTTTATAATATAGATTCTAATGCCTTAAATAGATGGAATTATGAATTAAATCAAATATACTCCATAGATAAAAATCAATTTCCTCCTGTGGAAATGATAAACGAAGATAACTTATTTGATTGTGACCTATTTGCCTTTTGCGCTTCTGCCTTTGTTCCTAAGGTAGGCTCTAATGTGGGTGACGTGCGCATGGTTCAGTTTGAAAAAAACGCAAAAATATTATCCCATTATGCCAAATTAGCTCGCAAAAGAAATTATAAAGGAATATTTGCTGTAGTATCAGACCCAGTAGACCTATTATGTAAAGTTGCCTTCTTAGAGAGTAATAAGGACTCTAACAATATTTTAGATTATAAAGGCCTATTCCCTAGCCAAATAAGGGGATATGGTTTAGGAGTAATGCACGCTCGTGCCCTTTATTATTCTAAAGAGAATCCCAAAACTCTTAATTATGTGGATGAAGGTCGTGCTTATGGTCCCCATGGAAATGGTCTAATCATAGCTAATAGTATATGTAATTATGATGAAGATCTATCCTTAGAGTTAACTAAAAAGGCAAAGGAAGCAAACTTAGATGTTAGAGGTACAGGATTTAAACCATTCATAGCACCTGCCCTTTCTTCTGGAGCATTATCATTACTTGCCACATTACGTGGAGATTGGAACCATAGTGCCACTTTCATGGGTGGAGTTTTTATGGGTGCTAAAAACAGATTAACATCTAGTGGTGTAGAAATAGAAAGGGTTAAACTTCCTGGGAAATTATACACAAGGCTTGTTAATACCTATGAAGAACTGGTAAATATAATATGA
- a CDS encoding NAD(P)H-dependent oxidoreductase, protein MIDVYILGSKNRSSILNNMVSNSTKNLNPILIDKISELSNLQGKQILFAIELNNIGVCYDTLKTIEYLQSLGRESLLNCTGAILIHGPNDLYTKNFSREIIFLANSLGCAFIGHPLVEATGNLKNFLTWQKTMDMDLEEICYTLSEKLVARLMSVTEEKIENPNILALHSSSYETSNTLSLWNLVKKHLPNFTEFHVENGTILDCSGCSFKTCMHYSEKNSCFYGGVMVEEIYPAIEKAHTILFLCPNYNDAISANLSAVINRLTALYRKQSFYEKNLFSIVVSGNSGSDILAKQLIDALNINKGFRLPPYFCLMSTANEPRSILKYDNIETISNDFSNHILKESKRQIFHN, encoded by the coding sequence ATGATAGACGTATATATTTTAGGCTCTAAGAATAGATCATCTATTTTAAATAATATGGTATCAAATAGTACTAAAAACTTAAATCCTATATTAATAGACAAAATAAGTGAACTATCTAATTTACAAGGAAAACAAATACTATTTGCCATAGAATTAAATAATATTGGAGTTTGCTATGACACTCTAAAAACAATAGAGTATTTACAAAGTCTAGGGAGAGAAAGTCTTCTTAACTGTACAGGTGCCATTTTAATCCATGGTCCTAATGATTTGTATACTAAAAATTTTAGCAGAGAAATAATTTTTTTAGCCAATTCATTAGGCTGTGCTTTTATAGGACATCCCCTAGTGGAAGCCACAGGTAATCTAAAAAACTTTTTAACCTGGCAAAAGACTATGGATATGGATTTAGAAGAAATATGTTATACTCTATCTGAAAAACTTGTAGCTAGATTAATGAGTGTCACAGAAGAAAAGATAGAAAACCCTAATATTTTAGCTCTACATTCTAGTTCCTATGAAACATCTAATACTCTATCTTTGTGGAATCTAGTTAAAAAACATTTACCTAACTTTACAGAGTTTCATGTGGAAAATGGAACTATATTAGATTGTTCAGGTTGCTCATTTAAAACTTGTATGCACTATAGCGAGAAAAATAGTTGTTTCTATGGTGGAGTCATGGTTGAAGAAATATATCCTGCCATTGAAAAGGCCCATACCATACTCTTTTTATGTCCTAATTACAACGATGCTATCTCGGCAAATTTATCTGCTGTTATCAATAGATTAACAGCCCTTTATAGAAAACAATCCTTTTATGAAAAGAACTTATTTTCTATAGTGGTATCAGGAAACTCCGGCAGTGATATTTTGGCTAAACAGCTAATCGATGCCCTTAATATTAATAAGGGCTTTAGATTGCCACCATATTTTTGCCTTATGAGTACGGCCAATGAACCTAGAAGTATTTTAAAATATGATAATATAGAAACCATATCAAATGACTTTTCTAATCACATATTAAAAGAAAGCAAAAGACAGATTTTTCATAATTAA
- the ndk gene encoding nucleoside-diphosphate kinase — translation MEKTLVIIKPDGIERGLMGEIISRYENKGFKITDCKMIKADREILEKHYAEHREKSFYGELISYMTRGKVLVMIIEGNNVIEIIRKMHGKTNPLDAEMGTIRGDFANSATENVVHASDSKESAEREISIWFS, via the coding sequence TTGGAAAAGACATTAGTTATTATAAAGCCTGATGGTATTGAAAGAGGTTTGATGGGTGAAATAATTAGCAGATATGAGAATAAAGGGTTTAAAATAACGGATTGCAAGATGATAAAAGCAGATAGAGAAATTCTTGAAAAGCATTATGCTGAACATAGGGAAAAGTCCTTTTATGGTGAATTGATTTCCTATATGACAAGGGGCAAAGTATTGGTTATGATAATTGAAGGTAATAATGTAATAGAAATAATTAGAAAAATGCATGGGAAAACAAATCCGTTAGATGCAGAAATGGGTACAATAAGAGGTGATTTTGCAAATTCTGCTACTGAAAATGTAGTACACGCTTCCGATTCGAAAGAATCTGCTGAAAGGGAAATTTCTATATGGTTTTCATAA